The sequence CACAACGCCATGACTGAAGCGCTCGTCAGCGGAAAGTCGATGTACCTGCTGCACACCACCAGGGGCATCGACGCCATCCGTGCCAGCGGGGAGTTGCACGTCTCCACCGGATGCCTGGTCGGGGCCCTGTACTGCACGCCTCTTGTCAGCCGGCGCGGAGGGTTGCGCCCTCACAATCTCGGCACCTACCTGATGCGGACCAAGCCTTCCACCACGCCCCTGGTCTTCGAGGTGACCCCGGACGCTCCGATGCCGCCCAAGGGCGTTGACTACCTGCATCTCGGTGCCATCCACCTTCGTACCTACGAGCGCTACCGGAGCTTCCTCACCCCGGCCGAGAACGACCAGCTCAATCATGCGCTGGTGGGCGGGCTGCGAGCCGCAGCGGTGTTTCTCGACATCGCTCTGCGTAACGCCACCGGGCATGCCACTCCGGCATCCGCGTTCATCGACCAGGCGTCGGACGCGGTGGCCCACGTACCGTTCCTCGGCTATCTGTACTTCGAGGTTCTGTCCGAATACCTAATGCTCCACTCCACCGCTCCGGAGACCAAGGTATGCGCCCAGGCGGGAGAGCTGAACAACTGGCTCTACAAGCGACTCGCATTCGCCGCCGTGGATGGCATGGACCGGTTATTCGACTTGTCCCGCTTCGCGCCCCGTTACGGCAGGCTCATCCAGCTCACCGAAAGGATCGAACCGGGTCTCGGCCCGGGAGTGGCCGAATATGTTCGGCGACGACTTTCCCACCTGTTCGCCCGGGCCGCGCTGCACCCGTCCCAGGACGCGGCGTCAGTCTCCTTCCAGGGTGCCGATCTCAACACGCTCCGGAAATTCGCGCCCGGACTGATCGGCCAGATGGTCTTTCGCCAAATCCGGTACATGCCCCGCTATCAGCAGCTCTATCACTGCTTTGAGAAAGCCAAGGCTCTTGAGGCATGGGACTACTGGAACAGCGAAGGAATACCAACCCCCTTCAATGGAATCCTCCCCAAGGGGGAGATAGGGATAAATCCCCTCTACCCCAGATCGGCCGTCCGGGTATGGGCAGCGGAGCAGGACAGCAAGGGCCACTTGCATCCGGCCGAGGAAATCGCGGCCACCTTCACGCCGCACCTGGCGTCGTGGTGGGCCCCTTCTCGTCAGCGCGAGGCGCGGCACGCCACCTACGGCTCACGGGTGGAGTCGGCTCTGGAAGTCCGGATTGCCACTCAGCGGCTATCGACGAACGGAGTCTCCACATGGCTGCCAAACGCCTGAAGATCCTGACCGGCATCAACCGCATCTCCGTGCCTTCGTCCGGGAGCATGATCCTTGTCAACGACCTCTACGGTGCGATGCCTGACACCCGCACGACCTTTCTCGGCAGAGCACCGGTCGATCAGGACTGGAAGGCCACGTTCGATCATCTGATCACTCTCTCCACAACGAAGCGCCCTCAAGGCCCCGGCTTCGACCGGTACGTTGACGAGCTGACGCACGAGGTCGGTGCGCTCATCGAGAAGATCCAGCCGAACGTCATCCATGCCCAGTACCTCGGGTTCGCTCTCAGCCTGGCCTTTACCCGAACCGCCGGCAACATTCCGATCATCGCCATCGCCCATGGCCCCGAAGTGATGGTGGCCGAGCGCAGCGCATCGGAACGCGAGATCGTGAATCAAGTTGCGGCCGCAAGCGCCGCGATCGTCACCCCGACCGCGGCCCTCGCCGATCGCGTCGACCGTCTCACCGGACGTCGATTCGCCGATCGGCTCACCGTCATCCCGTGGGGAATCCGCTTGAGCGATATTCGGGTTCGCAATCAATCGTCTACTGCCACCGGGGGCCTGTCCCTGGTGCACGCAGGCCGTCTGGATGACAACAAGTCCACGATCACTGCTGTCGAAGCCCTGGCTTTGACCGATCGGCCGCACCGCTTGACCGTGATCGGCAGCGGACCTCTGCGAGAACGACTGGAACGGCGGGCCATCGCCCTCGGATTGCGGGGCCGAGTTCAGTTTCATCCATCCCTGCCTCGTGCCGAACTGTGGTGCCGCCTACCGAACTTCGACGCTTTTGTCTTCACCACCAGAGGTGTGGAGGCTTTCGGACTCGTCCTCATCGAGGCCCAGGCCCACGGACTTCCGGTTGCCTACTCCGATCTTCCCGGTGTGAGGGAAATCCTGGGTAGCAGCGGTCTTCCCTACGCGCCCGGCAACCCCCGCTCGCTGGCCCTGGCCCTGGATGAGATGGGTCGCGACTTCCGTCGGCGCGAAGCGCTGACCGAGGCAGCTCTTAACAACGCGCGCCGGTACGACATCACTACCACCGCCCGTCAGCTTCGCGAACTGACGGTCCGTGTAGTCCTTTCATACAAGTACGGCGGGCTCCCTGCTCCACCGGCAAACGCCCGCTGATGCCCCGGCGCGGCGCTCACCGCTCTCGGCCCGGCCGTGGGCTCAGCGTGCGAGGGAGACCGCGAAGGGCTGGAAGCCGTGTCGGCGCATGATGTGGGGGACCACCAGGATCATGGCCTCGGTGGCGCGGGCTGTGCTGATGTCGCCCAGGTCTTCCATCCAGCCGCGCTGCCAGCCCAGGTCGGCGAGCAGGTCGGTGACGGTCTTCTTCGCGGGGCCGTCGTTGCCCGAGAGGTAGACGGTCGGCGGGGTCGCCAGGGTTTCGGGTGCCGTCATGACCATGAACAGCATGGTGTTGAGCGTCTTGACCACATGGGTGTCGGGGAGCGCGGCCTGGAGCTTCTCGGCGAGGCTGCTGCCCGGGTAGCACAGGTCGCCGGGCAGGCCGTCCTCCGCGTCGCGGGTGGCGTTGGAGATGTCGATGAGGATCTTTCCGGACAGCTCGGTGCGCAGTGCGGTGAGGCGGTCCAGGGAAGTGTCGCCGGGCGTCGCGTTGATCACGATGTCCGCCGTGCGGGCCGTGGTGCGCTGGTCCGCGACGGTGATCCGCGGCGCGGCCCCGGCCGTGCTGGCGGTGGTGTCCTCCAAGGACCGGACGCCGAGGGTGACTTGGTGTCCGGCGGCGGCGAGCTTGTCGGCCAGGTTGGAACCGACGCGGCCCGCGCCCAGGATGCCGATGGTGGTCATGAGGTGACGCTCCTTGCGGTGGTGAGGGGTGGAGGGGGAGAAGGGCTCAGGCGATCGGGGACAGGAGCTTTGCCGTGGCAGCGTGGATGCCGGGGGCCGAGGCGAGGAAGTCGCGGCTGCCCGTGTGCCAGGGCTCGCCCGCCAGGTCGGTGACCGTTCCCCCGGCCTCGGCGACCAGCAGGGCGCCCGCCACCAGGCCGGAGCGGACGTCGGAGAACTGCCAGAACGCGTCCATGCGCCCGGCCGCGACGTGGATGAGCTGCAAGGTGGCGGGGACGGACACACGTACGACCAGGCCGTTGATCAGCATGGCCGTGACGGAGTCGCCGATCCGCCGGAAGGTCCGCTCGCTCTCGCCGGGCCTCGCCTGGCCCGTGCCGACGAGCGCGGCACCCAGCTCGGTCTTGGCGGACACCTTCAGGGGCCGGCCGTTGAGGTGGGCGCCGCCGTCGGCGACGGCCGTGTAGGTGTCGCCGGTCAGCGGCAGGTGGACGACGGTGAGGACCGGCCGGTTGTCGCTGACCAGGGTGGCGGTGACGGCCCAATCGTCCATGCCGTGGACATGGTTGATGTTGCCCTCGGCGGGGTCGACGACCCACCACTCCCCGGGCGGCAGCGCGCCGCCGGCCAGCTCGTCCTCGGCCCACTGCGAACCCGGCCGGGCCCGCAGCAGCGGTTCGCGCAGGACCGCCAGTACCGCGTCGTCGTTGGCGTGGATCTCCGCGACGACCTCGTCCAGGCTCACGCCTCGGGCGTGCGGGGTGTAGCGGTCGCGCAGCGTGACACCGGCGGCCTTCACCGCCGCGGTCACGTCGGTCAGGAGCGTCGTACCGGCGGCGAAAGGCATGGGTGTGGTCATGAAGGGCTCCTTGGATTCTGTCGATGCGGGCGGTCCGTCCCGCCCCGCACTTCGACGTTAGGCCGCCCGGCCATTAACAACAAGTGCATGCTTGTCACTTGTAGAGTTACTGCCATGCAACTGGATCTGAACCTGCTGACAGCCCTGGACGCCCTGCTGGAAGAGGGCAGTGTCGCCGGTGCCGCTGCTCGCCTCCACGTCACCTCACCGGCGATGAGCCGCTCCCTGGGGCGCATCCGCAAGGTCACCGGCGACCAGATCCTGGTCCGCACCGGCCGCAGCATGACCCCCACCCCTCGTGCCCTGGCCATGCGCGCCCAGGTCCACGCCCTCGTACAGCAGGCCCATCAACTCCTGTCCGCAGAGCAGGAACTCGACCTGGCGGCTCTGGACCGGGTGTTCACCGTGCGGTGGCACGACGCCCTGACCGCCGCCTGCGGTACGGCCCTGACCACCGCCGTCCACCGTCAGGCCCCCGGCGTACGGCTGCGGCTGTCCGCCGAACCCGGCGCGGACGGGCCCGAGTTGCGGCGGGGCGAGGTGGACCTCGAATCCAGTTCCGGCGTTCCGGCGTCCCCCGACATCCGCCACCGCCTCGTCGGCAGCGACCGGCTGGTCGTCGCCGTCCGCCCGGGCCACCCGCTCACCGAGGACCCGGCGAGCCTCGAACGCTACGCGGCCGCCGAGCACTTGACCGTCTCGCGGCGCGGCAGCCTGCGCGACCCGATCGACGACGCCCTGACCTCGTACGGCCTCGAACGGCGCGTCGTCGCCGCCGGGCCCACAGCCGCCTACGCGCTCCAACTCGCCCTCGAATCCGACCTGGTGGTGACCCTCCCCGACGCGGTCACCCGCGCCGCCCGGGACCGCCTCGGCCTGACCGCGCTGGCGCCGCCCCTTCCGTTGCCGGAGGTGCCGTTGTACCTGCTCTGGCATCAGCGTTACGACGACGACCGCGCCCACGTCTGGCTGCGCGACCTGGCCACCGAGACCGTCCAGGCGCTCTTCTCGCCGGTGAACGCCTGATCGTCGCGAGCGCCCCCCACCGGCCGACTCGCCAGGGTTCCGGAACTGGCGGGGAGCTGCCCGGCCGGCTCCGGGCGCCTCGGGCCATCCCCGTACTGCCCGTCCGGCCACCCCTCTCTGCCCTCAGGTTCCTGGCCCCGCGAACGATCACCGCGTATGCAGGAAGGATCGCTACCTCTACGCAGGGAAGGCCCGCTGTGCACGCCCAGCAGAACGACCGAACCGTACGGGCCGAACCCACCGCCCGTACCCCCTCCCGCGCGCCTGCGGTGGAGGGCGGGGCGCCGCCGCCGTACGGGCTCATGGAGGTGCAGGCCACCGTCGGCAACGCGGCCGTCGTCCAGATGCTGCGCGATTCCGAGCAGGCCGTGGACCAGGAGGGGCATCGGCACGGTGCGGGGTGCGGGCACGGGAGCGGGGGCGGTGTCGTGCAGCGGTCCGCCGTGCACGCCGTGCTGCGCACCCCCGGGCGGCCTCTCGACGACGCCACCCGCGGCGACATGGAGGCCCGGCTGGGGGCCGACTTCTCCGACGTACGCATCCACAACGACGCGGCGGCCAAGGCATCCGCCGCCGAGGTCGGGGCCCGCGCCTACACCAGCGGCAGCCACGTCGTCATCGGCGACGGCGGGGCGGACAAGCACACCCTGGCCCATGAGCTGACCCACGTCATCCAGCAGCGTTCCGGGCCCGTCGCGGGGACCGTCAACGGGGCCGGCCTCAAGGTCTCCGACCCCTCCGACCGCTTCGAGCGCGAGGCCGAGGCCAACGCGACCCGGGTGATGCGGAGCGCCGTACCCGAGGCGGCCGCACCGGTCCGGCGGGCACGGCCGTCCGCACCGGCTCCGGGCGTCGCGGCCGTGCAGCGGGCCGCCGAGCTCAACGGTCTGAACGGCGGCGGCACCACCGGCACCTTCGGGCAGGCCGTGGCCGGTGCCGAGCCCGAGGGCGTCGGGACGGTCGCCCTCGTCCCCGTCGTCCTCAGCCAGGGCCTGAACCTCATGGACGTGGCGCAGAAGTACGAGGAGGGCTTCGCCGGAGGTACGGCGCCGGCCGACCGCTTCGCGTTGGTCATCGGCGTCAACATCCGGGTCCGGAACCAGCAGGAGGCGACCGCCGCGCAGACCCTGCTGACCCAGAAGACCACCGCCTTCCTCGGTACCTGGGGCGCGAACCGGTTCCGGGTCGCGGTCATCGGGTTCACCTGGGCCAACCACGCCACCGACGCCCAGGAGACGAACCAGCGGACCATCCCGTACGGCGAGATCAGGGACCGGATCATGCGCTCCCCGGAGACCACCGCCATGATCGCCGGGCTGCGCGGGGCCGGCAGGCAGCACGTC is a genomic window of Streptomyces sp. SID8374 containing:
- a CDS encoding glycosyltransferase family 4 protein — its product is MAAKRLKILTGINRISVPSSGSMILVNDLYGAMPDTRTTFLGRAPVDQDWKATFDHLITLSTTKRPQGPGFDRYVDELTHEVGALIEKIQPNVIHAQYLGFALSLAFTRTAGNIPIIAIAHGPEVMVAERSASEREIVNQVAAASAAIVTPTAALADRVDRLTGRRFADRLTVIPWGIRLSDIRVRNQSSTATGGLSLVHAGRLDDNKSTITAVEALALTDRPHRLTVIGSGPLRERLERRAIALGLRGRVQFHPSLPRAELWCRLPNFDAFVFTTRGVEAFGLVLIEAQAHGLPVAYSDLPGVREILGSSGLPYAPGNPRSLALALDEMGRDFRRREALTEAALNNARRYDITTTARQLRELTVRVVLSYKYGGLPAPPANAR
- a CDS encoding inositol monophosphatase; translated protein: MTTPMPFAAGTTLLTDVTAAVKAAGVTLRDRYTPHARGVSLDEVVAEIHANDDAVLAVLREPLLRARPGSQWAEDELAGGALPPGEWWVVDPAEGNINHVHGMDDWAVTATLVSDNRPVLTVVHLPLTGDTYTAVADGGAHLNGRPLKVSAKTELGAALVGTGQARPGESERTFRRIGDSVTAMLINGLVVRVSVPATLQLIHVAAGRMDAFWQFSDVRSGLVAGALLVAEAGGTVTDLAGEPWHTGSRDFLASAPGIHAATAKLLSPIA
- a CDS encoding NAD(P)-binding domain-containing protein, which gives rise to MTTIGILGAGRVGSNLADKLAAAGHQVTLGVRSLEDTTASTAGAAPRITVADQRTTARTADIVINATPGDTSLDRLTALRTELSGKILIDISNATRDAEDGLPGDLCYPGSSLAEKLQAALPDTHVVKTLNTMLFMVMTAPETLATPPTVYLSGNDGPAKKTVTDLLADLGWQRGWMEDLGDISTARATEAMILVVPHIMRRHGFQPFAVSLAR
- a CDS encoding LysR family transcriptional regulator, whose product is MQLDLNLLTALDALLEEGSVAGAAARLHVTSPAMSRSLGRIRKVTGDQILVRTGRSMTPTPRALAMRAQVHALVQQAHQLLSAEQELDLAALDRVFTVRWHDALTAACGTALTTAVHRQAPGVRLRLSAEPGADGPELRRGEVDLESSSGVPASPDIRHRLVGSDRLVVAVRPGHPLTEDPASLERYAAAEHLTVSRRGSLRDPIDDALTSYGLERRVVAAGPTAAYALQLALESDLVVTLPDAVTRAARDRLGLTALAPPLPLPEVPLYLLWHQRYDDDRAHVWLRDLATETVQALFSPVNA
- a CDS encoding DUF4157 domain-containing protein; translation: MHAQQNDRTVRAEPTARTPSRAPAVEGGAPPPYGLMEVQATVGNAAVVQMLRDSEQAVDQEGHRHGAGCGHGSGGGVVQRSAVHAVLRTPGRPLDDATRGDMEARLGADFSDVRIHNDAAAKASAAEVGARAYTSGSHVVIGDGGADKHTLAHELTHVIQQRSGPVAGTVNGAGLKVSDPSDRFEREAEANATRVMRSAVPEAAAPVRRARPSAPAPGVAAVQRAAELNGLNGGGTTGTFGQAVAGAEPEGVGTVALVPVVLSQGLNLMDVAQKYEEGFAGGTAPADRFALVIGVNIRVRNQQEATAAQTLLTQKTTAFLGTWGANRFRVAVIGFTWANHATDAQETNQRTIPYGEIRDRIMRSPETTAMIAGLRGAGRQHVYLHTSDSDTASFDTEAGPLFSAAAEHLESGELDVFSGGYTSPVGSRTGDNGILIWHASQVDLAVRKAMAQVEPNLVYYPEPSTFVKVHEHYEDLEAGVTFGSGAEEGQHLVDSLYKNRYDGVKGDFDPRFAISTDMSRVGQNVGSHPTGAPVTNDTIQQLFALAQTHARPQEWTKRVERAYGITDAAVSRTLEGLVFAGLTMENLSKLPLPLPANPIGAKAIDSAARKDPLKGVDTGVVETAKASRDILVRALLAAIQALQARNN